In Cytophagia bacterium CHB2, a single window of DNA contains:
- the rplK gene encoding 50S ribosomal protein L11: MAKKVVKEIKLQIPGGQANPAPPVGPALGQHGVNIMEFCKAFNAKTSDRQGLIIPVIITVYSDRSFTFVLKTPPAAVLLLKSMGAPKGSGEPNRNKIGKVTKDQVRQIAQAKMEDLNANDVEAAMRMVEGTARSMGIEVA, encoded by the coding sequence ATGGCTAAAAAAGTCGTTAAGGAAATCAAATTGCAAATCCCCGGCGGGCAGGCAAATCCCGCTCCGCCCGTAGGCCCGGCGTTGGGCCAGCATGGCGTCAACATTATGGAATTCTGTAAGGCTTTCAACGCCAAAACCTCAGATCGTCAGGGACTGATTATTCCCGTTATCATTACGGTTTATTCCGATCGCTCGTTTACGTTTGTCTTGAAAACACCGCCCGCCGCAGTACTGCTTTTGAAGTCGATGGGTGCGCCCAAAGGCTCGGGCGAACCGAATCGCAACAAGATCGGCAAGGTGACCAAAGATCAGGTGCGCCAGATCGCGCAAGCAAAAATGGAAGACTTGAATGCCAACGACGTTGAGGCGGCGATGCGCATGGTCGAAGGCACGGCGCGCAGCATGGGCATTGAAGTCGCTTGA